In the genome of Lasioglossum baleicum unplaced genomic scaffold, iyLasBale1 scaffold0072, whole genome shotgun sequence, one region contains:
- the LOC143219771 gene encoding uncharacterized protein LOC143219771, whose product MTESDVDTRLELLEDYWTRFQENHDLLTYRHKAAIKDSDYVKTDMADAVEEAYLTQKSRLRDLAKVFSKTSDGRTNQSHEDVSGSGSSSIPRMPLPQFSGEYVDWPSFKDRFLSMIDRKKGLTEVDKLHYLKGCLQDQAVDLIKDLPTTNENYTKAWNILMEHYENKRILVRSSFDKLAALPKMRESSVQEMTQIQKGVSTVVNTMEGLGRPIDQTADWFVHSIVNLFDPTTRDKWEESVTVNSDPPSYTTLTNFMIRRLQMMQASPRPSGSDSSQAKFTKSRSGPSFSRAKPTTKTARINHAERKQQQITCVICSKDHYLMHCSTYKESSPEDRKSIVEKHQLCRNCLGNHTTATCPSKKGCFKCGERHHTTIHGAIKDVSTPERTTHHVQDCRNRTGEVLLATAMIHVSDRFGRRQTVRALIDQGSEITMISEGLAQRLQLPRTAATVDIFGVGGQQLAKARGKVTLDISASKRDDPIKVTAVILSRLSTYTHGRAKLNQEWVHLRGLQLADPSPGNEAPIEVLIGADVYPAVIKEGVKRGALNQPVGQLTIFGWIITGMTGTSSSSMHAQVHQTTTGDSLSSLVRRFWEQEDLSDAASPWTADEQECEHHYATTHSRTLEGRYQVRLPFKTHVAITSGSRSAAWHSLRRMELRFSKDKEFKDQYCDFLNQYSQLGHMSLVEGSSSENQTHYLPHHGVLKPSSTTTKLRVVFNGSWSEPAQPSLNDTLHVGPNLLPALADVILRWRKHQYVVTADVTKMYRQILVHPDDRDVQRILWRHSESQPVREYRLNTVTYGLSCAPYLAVRTLRQLAEDGGSQFPKGALAIKRDAYVDDILTGADTITALKETADQLQQLCMAGGFPLQKWASNVTDLQQVTKEKVEGPSTQSTLLISKEEERKTWTDCTHTALGLHWSPHKDTFQYSITDAEVQPPTKRSIVSKTAQLFDPLGWLTPVIVRSKIAIQSTWLLGLEWDTPLPSWLADDWSSFCAELKLLERVRIPRPLSCSAHPTQREMHGFADASERAYAAVLYLRTKEEDEQWKVTLITAKSKVAPLKQVSLPRLELCAAHLLARLAQKTATTLEFTNTTMHLWSDSTVALGWIQAHPSRWKTYVANRVADIQRRVPEAQWHHVAGVENPADCASRGLSPSQLLHLSLWWTGPEFLQHTEHFAATQPDNHDQLPEERGPTVAAVNKSERNGEDNDILTRFSSYTKLLRVTAWCLRWLRGRRNTSPATTSTNPSSNGQSSALSATEIDEAEKTWIQLVQKTYFKEEMRMLAAGTSLQSRSILSPLSAVISSDNLLRVGGRLRKAHLNPDEAHPIILPPDSLFTELYTVHSHLKTLHGGVQATLGAIRQRFWIPKGRSRVKAAIRRCVTCLRWRAEPGRQLMGQLPEHRVTPARPFHSTGVDYAGPIWLRTSPGRGHKATKTFFAVFICMVTKAVHLEVVSSYSSEAFLAAFRRFISRRGHCAHLYSDCGTNFLGADRELRRLFTASCLENRNIRDEMGNLRTQWHFNPPAAPHFGGLWEAAVKSTKHHLRRTVGEARLTYEEMSTLLSQIEACLNSRPLAALSDDPSDLTALTPGHFLVGTALNALPEPSLVDQEVNRLTRWQLVTHMRDHFWLRWQREYLHGLTTRSKWRRPQENIMPGRLCIISGETTPPSQWPLARVKEVHPGSDGKVRVVKAVTATSEFVRPIHKLIVLPIDANDR is encoded by the coding sequence ATGACTGAAAGCGATGTTGACACCAGGCTAGAACTCCTTGAAGATTACTGGACACGATTTCAAGAGAACCATGATCTGTTAACGTACCGTCACAAAGCTGCGATCAAGGACAGCGACTACGTCAAGACTGACATGGCTGATGCCGTAGAGGAGGCCTATTTGACGCAGAAGAGCCGGCTTCGCGATTTGGCTAAGGTATTTAGCAAAACCAGCGACGGAAGGACAAACCAGAGTCACGAAGATGTTTCAGGATCCGGATCATCTTCAATCCCGCGTATGCCGCTACCACAATTCAGTGGAGAATATGTAGACTGGCCCTCGTTCAAGGATCGGTTTCTCTCCATGATCGATCGTAAGAAAGGGCTGACTGAGGTAGACAAGCTCCACTACTTGAAGGGCTGTCTCCAGGATCAGGCTGTAGACCTCATAAAGGACCTGCCAACCACCAACGAGAATTATACCAAAGCGTGGAACATACTCATGGAGCACTATGAAAATAAACGCATTCTCGTCCGATCCTCTTTCGATAAGTTGGCAGCGCTCCCCAAGATGAGGGAGAGCTCGGTGCAAGAAATGACCCAAATACAGAAGGGAGTCTCCACCGTCGTCAACACCATGGAAGGGCTAGGAAGACCCATAGATCAAACTGCTGACTGGTTTGTGCATTCCATAGTCAATTTATTTGACCCTACTACCAGGGATAAGTGGGAGGAAAGCGTTACCGTTAACAGTGATCCACCTTCCTATACAACATTGACGAACTTCATGATCAGGCGGCTCCAGATGATGCAGGCTTCACCGAGGCCGTCAGGTTCAGATTCGAGTCAAGCCAAATTCACCAAATCTCGATCAGGTCCGAGTTTCAGCAGAGCTAAACCTACAACCAAAACAGCTCGGATCAATCATGCAGAAAGGAAACAACAGCAGATTACTTGCGTGATATGCTCAAAGGATCACTACCTTATGCATTGCTCGACGTACAAGGAAAGCTCACCTGAAGACCGGAAATCCATTGTGGAAAAACACCAGCTATGCAGGAACTGTCTTGGCAATCACACCACTGCTACTTGTCCATCGAAGAAGGGCTGTTTCAAGTGCGGAGAACGGCACCATACGACGATCCATGGGGCAATCAAGGACGTCTCCACGCCCGAAAGGACAACCCACCATGTACAGGATTGCCGTAACAGAACGGGTGAAGTATTGTTAGCCACTGCAATGATACATGTTTCAGATCGTTTCGGCCGACGTCAAACAGTCAGAGCGCTCATCGATCAGGGATCCGAGATAACGATGATAAGCGAAGGACTAGCACAAAGGCTCCAACTACCTCGCACTGCAGCTACAGTTGACATTTTTGGAGTCGGAGGACAACAGCTCGCGAAAGCTCGTGGCAAAGTGACGCTTGACATCTCGGCCTCCAAGAGGGACGATCCCATCAAGGTCACGGCAGTGATCTTGTCCAGACTCTCAACGTACACTCACGGCAGGGCCAAACTGAATCAAGAATGGGTACACTTGAGAGGGTTGCAACTGGCGGATCCTTCACCAGGAAACGAGGCACCCATTGAGGTCTTGATCGGTGCCGATGTCTACCCTGCAGTGATAAAGGAGGGTGTTAAAAGGGGAGCTCTGAATCAGCCAGTTGGTCAACTCACCATATTCGGTTGGATCATCACTGGGATGACAGGAACATCGTCCAGCTCGATGCACGCACAAGTGCATCAGACAACCACTGGTGACAGCCTGAGCTCGCTCGTACGAAGATTTTGGGAGCAGGAGGATCTCTCAGATGCAGCCTCGCCATGGACAGCAGATGAGCAAGAGTGCGAACACCATTACGCAACCACTCACTCACGTACACTAGAAGGTCGATACCAGGTGAGACTTCCCTTTAAAACTCACGTAGCTATCACTTCTGGTTCAAGATCAGCAGCTTGGCATTCGCTCAGAAGGATGGAGCTGCGGTTCAGCAAGGACAAGGAGTTCAAGGACCAGTATTGCGATTTCTTGAACCAATACAGTCAACTTGGTCACATGTCCCTGGTAGAAGGATCCTCAAGTGAGAACCAGACTCACTACCTTCCACATCACGGGGTCCTGAAACCAAGTAGCACCACAACCAAATTGAGAGTGGTCTTTAACGGTTCGTGGTCGGAGCCAGCACAACCGTCTCTCAATGATACTCTCCATGTGGGCCCGAACCTGCTGCCTGCACTCGCTGACGTCATCCTAAGATGGCGTAAACACCAATACGTTGTAACAGCCGAtgttactaaaatgtacagGCAGATATTAGTACATCCAGATGACCGAGACGTACAACGCATCCTCTGGAGACATTCTGAAAGTCAACCAGTACGTGAGTATCGACTGAACACAGTTACTTACGGACTCTCGTGTGCTCCATATCTAGCTGTGCGTACACTGCGTCAACTGGCGGAAGATGGAGGCTCACAGTTTCCCAAGGGTGCACTGGCCATCAAACGGGATGCATATGTCGATGACATCCTCACTGGAGCTGATACAATCACAGCATTGAAGGAAACTGCCGATCAACTTCAACAGCTGTGCATGGCGGGCGGCTTTCCTCTCCAAAAGTGGGCGTCAAACGTAACCGATTTGCAACAGGTCACTAaggagaaggtcgagggtccatCTACGCAGTCAACATTGCTCATAAGCAAAGAGGAAGAGCGCAAAACATGGACAGACTGCACTCATACTGCCCTTGGACTACACTGGTCACCGCACAAAGACACATTCCAATACTCCATCACCGATGCCGAAGTACAACCTCCAACCAAACGCAGCATTGTGTCAAAGACAGCACAATTATTTGATCCGCTAGGATGGTTGACACCTGTCATAGTGCGCTCTAAAATAGCCATTCAATCAACATGGCTACTAGGACTTGAATGGGACACTCCCCTTCCTTCGTGGCTGGCTGACGACTGGTCATCATTCTGCGCTGAACTGAAGCTTCTCGAAAGGGTGAGAATACCTCGCCCTCTGTCTTGCAGCGCACATCCCACGCAGAGGGAAATGCATGGCTTTGCTGACGCTTCAGAACGAGCCTATGCGGCAGTCCTCTATCTGAGGACGAAAGAGGAAGATGAGCAGTGGAAGGTCACACTGATCACGGCGAAAAGCAAGGTGGCGCCATTAAAACAGGTCTCCTTACCACGCTTGGAACTCTGTGCAGCACATCTCCTCGCACGATTAGCACAGAAAACCGCCACAACACTGGAATTCACCAACACCACGATGCACTTATGGTCGGATTCCACAGTTGCCCTCGGATGGATTCAGGCACATCCAAGCAGGTGGAAAACCTATGTAGCGAACAGAGTGGCGGACATCCAGCGCAGAGTTCCCGAGGCACAATGGCACCATGTAGCTGGCGTTGAAAACCCAGCTGACTGCGCCTCTCGAGGGCTCTCACCGTCTCAACTGCTGCACTTGTCGTTGTGGTGGACGGGCCCCGAATTCCTTCAGCATACTGAGCACTTTGCTGCAACGCAACCGGACAACCATGATCAGTTACCAGAAGAAAGGGGACCAACAGTTGCTGCTGTCAATAAATCAGAAAGGAATGGCGAGGACAATGACATCTTGACGAGATTCTCGTCATATACAAAACTGTTACGGGTCACCGCATGGTGTTTACGGTGGCTCAGAGGGCGACGCAACACTTCACCAGCCACAACCAGCACCAACCCCTCCAGCAATGGTCAGTCCTCAGCCCTGTCAGCAACAGAAATCGATGAGGCTGAGAAAACCTGGATTCAGCTAGTCCAGAAAACCTACTTTAAGGAGGAAATGAGAATGTTAGCTGCGGGAACAAGCTTACAGTCAAGGAGCATTCTCTCACCTCTGTCAGCTGTAATTAGTAGCGACAATTTGCTACGAGTCGGAGGTCGCCTGAGAAAGGCCCATCTAAATCCAGATGAAGCACACCCTATCATCCTGCCTCCTGATTCCCTCTTTACAGAACTTTACACTGTTCACAGCCATCTCAAGACGTTGCATGGAGGAGTGCAAGCCACGCTAGGAGCCATACGTCAAAGGTTCTGGATTCCAAAGGGGCGGTCAAGGGTCAAGGCAGCGATCCGTAGATGCGTTACTTGTCTGAGATGGCGGGCGGAACCAGGTCGACAATTGATGGGTCAATTGCCAGAGCACCGAGTCACTCCGGCTCGACCATTCCATTCGACCGGAGTGGACTACGCAGGCCCCATCTGGTTGCGGACATCACCTGGGCGTGGCCACAAGGCAACCAAGACCTTCTTCGCCGTCTTCATTTGTATGGTAACCAAGGCCGTACATCTTGAAGTGGTGTCCAGCTATTCGTCCGAGGCATTCCTGGCTGCCTTCCGGCGGTTCATCTCGCGGCGAGGTCACTGTGCCCACTTGTACAGTGACTGTGGTACGAACTTCCTGGGAGCAGATCGGGAGTTGCGCCGCTTGTTCACCGCCAGCTGCCTCGAAAACAGAAACATCAGAGATGAGATGGGCAACCTCCGTACTCAGTGGCATTTCAACCCACCAGCTGCGCCTCATTTCGGTGGATTGTGGGAGGCCGCAGTCAAGTCGACCAAACATCACCTTCGGCGAACAGTAGGGGAGGCTCGCCTCACGTATGAGGAGATGTCGACTCTCCTCTCTCAAATCGAGGCCTGCCTTAATTCAAGGCCACTAGCTGCTCTTTCTGATGATCCGTCAGACTTAACAGCATTAACCCCAGGGCATTTTCTTGTAGGCACCGCCTTGAATGCACTTCCGGAACCGTCACTGGTGGATCAGGAAGTCAACCGGCTGACACGATGGCAGCTGGTAACCCATATGCGAGATCACTTTTGGTTGAGGTGGCAACGAGAGTACTTGCATGGACTCACCACTCGATCAAAATGGCGCCGCCCGCAGGAGAACATCATGCCTGGTCGTCTGTGTATCATCTCAGGAGAAACAACACCACCATCTCAATGGCCACTTGCTCGAGTGAAGGAAGTGCATCCAGGAAGCGATGGGAAAGTCCGTGTCGTGAAAGCAGTCACTGCAACCTCCGAGTTCGTACGACCGATACACAAACTAATTGTGTTGCCGATTGACGCGAACGATCGATGA